Proteins from a genomic interval of Youhaiella tibetensis:
- a CDS encoding glycoside hydrolase/phage tail family protein — protein MATLALSVAGQFVGGFVGGPIGATIGRALGALAGAAVDNALFGEKPQRRAGSDFQLQGSLEGGAVPRLYGWGRVSGNIIWATELEEMTSEGSGAKGFGQQTSESEIFANFAVGLCEGEVHRLGRVWADGKLLDLSGLNVRFYRGTSGQGVDSLIEAKQGAGNAPAYRGLCYLVFERLPVSQFGNRIPQISVELCRVVGQLEPSIKAVTVIPGATEFGYDPVARVRVVGPGETAAENTHMAAGISDWTLSIDELVALCPNLEHVSLVVTWFGTDLRCAQCLIEPRVEGAGRVIEGTSWSVAGLTRATAGVVSTHEGGPAYGGTPSDAAVMAAIADLKARGLKVTLYPLVMMDIPQGNTLTDPYWGGYQPAYPWRGRVTCDPAPGSAGSPDRSGAVLDQVADFVGTGSDWRYRRMVTHYASLAASAGGVDAVIIGSEMRAMTTLRDASDSFPFVTALVALAAEVRSIVGGATKLTYAADWSEFSGYQPDGEKFFHLDPLWASADIDAVGIDNYMPLTDWRDGDDHLDAAEADSLYEQDYLQSRIAGGEGYDWYYGSDGARVAQVRSPIGDGAYGEPWVWRFKDIEAWWSNAHHDRPGGVRSASTTSWVPQSKPIWFTELGCAAVDKGANQPNVFGDPKSSESGRPYFSSGLPDPLGQRQFLRAQLDYWGGAANPASSVYGGPMVARIYLWTWDARPYPAFPADTASWSDGANHATGHWLTGRTGAMASDELIAAVAADYGAELDLVQPVQPLIHGLRIEGLASAREALGEVLAVSGLSARDSAQGLQFRRGNARNAIAAGELVADDGPILSRRRPDPGEALGRVALTYFDRERAYLTGTVTALRLAGGAAGAEASNLVLDLAGARHAAERILLDRSAAAETVEFSLPPSMAAVEVGDVLTLEGVAEGPFEVTEIRDGLARKISARAMPPAMTAAITSDRPQAPMALTGVKSMPIVLAAHLPPLPDAPLRSRLAFAASARPWPGDVTINDEVTGSTLARLSGATVLGELTADLPAGTFGGWDDLTTVRLRVYSGHFSSVSEAAVLAGSNRLAVQGNDGEWEILGFAAAELLAPGLYELSHLLRGMDGSASGAAASGNALFVPDARAAVVPVDAAWLNTTLDLRAFAGRSDLTGQALAIPLTLAPVLPLAPVEPIASRALPSGVVTITWTRRSRGDPNGTGAGVPPLEYVPETYRVTVFDAGVPARVVTVSTTSFVYSSADQTSDFGALPADFAFEVAQVSAGYGPGHPAQGDFHA, from the coding sequence TCCAGCTCCAGGGCTCGCTCGAGGGTGGCGCGGTGCCGCGTCTCTACGGGTGGGGCCGGGTAAGCGGCAACATCATCTGGGCCACCGAGCTCGAGGAGATGACCAGCGAGGGTTCGGGCGCCAAGGGTTTCGGGCAGCAGACCAGCGAAAGCGAGATCTTCGCCAATTTCGCGGTGGGCCTGTGCGAGGGCGAGGTGCACCGCCTGGGGCGCGTCTGGGCCGACGGCAAGCTGCTCGACCTGAGCGGGCTCAACGTGCGCTTTTACCGCGGCACCTCCGGGCAGGGCGTCGACAGCCTCATCGAGGCCAAGCAGGGCGCGGGCAACGCCCCGGCCTATCGCGGGCTCTGCTACCTCGTATTCGAACGCCTGCCGGTCTCCCAGTTCGGCAACAGGATTCCGCAGATCTCGGTGGAGCTGTGCCGGGTGGTGGGGCAACTCGAACCCTCGATCAAGGCCGTGACGGTCATCCCCGGAGCAACCGAGTTCGGCTACGACCCCGTGGCGCGCGTGCGCGTGGTCGGCCCGGGAGAGACCGCGGCCGAGAACACCCACATGGCAGCCGGCATCTCGGACTGGACGCTCTCGATCGATGAACTGGTGGCGCTGTGCCCCAACCTCGAACACGTCTCGCTGGTGGTGACCTGGTTCGGCACTGACCTGCGCTGCGCCCAATGCCTCATCGAACCGAGGGTCGAGGGCGCCGGGCGCGTCATCGAGGGGACCTCGTGGAGCGTGGCCGGGCTGACCCGCGCCACGGCAGGCGTGGTTTCGACCCACGAGGGCGGCCCGGCTTATGGCGGCACGCCCTCGGACGCGGCGGTAATGGCGGCGATTGCCGATCTCAAGGCGCGCGGCCTCAAGGTGACGCTCTATCCGCTGGTGATGATGGATATTCCGCAGGGCAACACCCTCACCGACCCCTACTGGGGCGGCTACCAGCCCGCCTATCCCTGGCGCGGGCGCGTGACGTGCGACCCGGCGCCCGGGAGCGCAGGATCGCCCGATCGCAGTGGCGCGGTCCTCGACCAGGTCGCGGACTTCGTCGGAACGGGCAGCGATTGGCGCTACCGCCGGATGGTGACGCACTACGCGAGCCTGGCGGCGAGCGCGGGGGGCGTCGACGCCGTCATCATCGGCTCGGAAATGCGTGCGATGACCACCCTGCGGGACGCTTCGGACAGCTTCCCGTTCGTAACGGCGCTGGTGGCGCTGGCTGCGGAGGTGCGGTCCATCGTCGGCGGGGCGACCAAGCTCACCTATGCCGCAGACTGGTCCGAGTTCTCAGGCTACCAGCCGGACGGGGAGAAGTTCTTCCATCTCGATCCGCTCTGGGCGAGCGCCGATATCGACGCGGTGGGGATCGACAACTACATGCCCCTGACCGACTGGCGCGATGGCGACGACCATCTCGACGCGGCCGAAGCGGATAGCCTCTACGAGCAGGATTACCTCCAGAGCCGGATCGCGGGCGGGGAGGGCTATGACTGGTACTATGGCTCGGACGGCGCACGGGTGGCGCAGGTCCGCTCCCCGATCGGGGATGGAGCTTATGGGGAACCCTGGGTCTGGCGATTCAAGGATATCGAGGCCTGGTGGAGCAACGCACACCACGATCGCCCGGGCGGCGTGCGCTCGGCGTCGACCACGAGCTGGGTGCCGCAATCCAAGCCGATCTGGTTCACCGAACTGGGTTGCGCGGCGGTGGACAAGGGCGCCAACCAGCCCAACGTATTCGGCGATCCGAAAAGCTCGGAGAGCGGGCGACCGTATTTTTCGAGCGGCCTGCCCGATCCGCTCGGGCAAAGGCAGTTCCTGCGGGCGCAACTGGACTATTGGGGCGGGGCGGCAAACCCCGCCTCAAGCGTTTATGGCGGCCCGATGGTCGCGCGCATCTACCTCTGGACGTGGGACGCGCGGCCCTATCCCGCCTTTCCCGCCGATACCGCAAGCTGGAGCGATGGCGCCAACCACGCCACCGGCCACTGGCTGACGGGTCGCACCGGAGCCATGGCGAGCGACGAGCTGATCGCAGCCGTCGCCGCCGACTACGGAGCTGAATTGGACCTGGTCCAGCCGGTGCAACCCTTGATCCACGGACTGCGCATAGAAGGCCTCGCCTCCGCCCGCGAGGCGCTGGGCGAGGTGCTGGCGGTGAGCGGGCTTTCGGCACGTGACAGCGCCCAAGGCCTGCAATTCCGCCGCGGCAATGCACGAAACGCCATTGCGGCGGGCGAACTGGTGGCGGACGACGGGCCGATCCTTTCGCGGCGTCGGCCTGACCCCGGGGAGGCCCTGGGCCGGGTGGCGCTCACCTATTTCGACCGCGAGCGGGCCTACCTCACTGGAACGGTGACGGCGCTGCGTCTTGCCGGCGGCGCGGCGGGAGCCGAAGCCTCCAACCTCGTGCTCGACCTCGCCGGGGCGCGGCATGCCGCCGAACGCATCCTGCTCGATCGCAGCGCCGCGGCGGAGACGGTGGAATTCTCCCTGCCGCCCTCGATGGCGGCGGTGGAGGTGGGCGATGTCCTCACGCTCGAGGGCGTCGCGGAAGGCCCGTTCGAGGTGACGGAAATCCGGGACGGGCTGGCGCGCAAGATCTCGGCCCGCGCGATGCCCCCGGCGATGACTGCTGCCATCACCTCCGATCGCCCGCAGGCCCCCATGGCGCTGACCGGGGTGAAGTCCATGCCCATCGTGCTCGCGGCGCACCTGCCGCCGCTGCCCGACGCGCCATTGCGATCCCGCCTGGCGTTTGCCGCCTCCGCCAGGCCGTGGCCGGGCGACGTGACGATCAACGACGAGGTGACCGGCTCGACCCTGGCGCGCCTTTCGGGCGCCACGGTGCTTGGGGAACTTACAGCTGACCTGCCGGCAGGGACGTTCGGCGGCTGGGACGACCTCACCACGGTACGGCTGCGCGTCTATTCGGGGCACTTTTCCTCGGTGAGCGAAGCGGCCGTGCTGGCCGGGAGCAACAGGCTGGCGGTGCAGGGCAACGACGGGGAATGGGAAATCCTCGGCTTTGCCGCGGCGGAGCTGCTGGCGCCGGGGCTCTACGAACTCAGCCACCTTCTGCGCGGCATGGACGGCTCGGCGAGCGGGGCAGCAGCGTCCGGCAACGCCCTCTTCGTGCCCGATGCGCGGGCGGCGGTGGTGCCCGTAGACGCGGCCTGGCTCAACACGACCCTTGACCTTCGGGCCTTCGCCGGGCGCTCCGACCTGACGGGGCAGGCACTCGCGATACCTCTGACATTAGCACCGGTTCTACCCCTCGCGCCGGTCGAGCCGATCGCCAGCCGCGCTCTGCCATCGGGCGTCGTGACGATCACCTGGACGCGCAGGAGCAGGGGAGACCCCAACGGCACCGGCGCCGGCGTGCCGCCGCTCGAATACGTGCCCGAAACCTACCGGGTGACGGTGTTCGACGCGGGCGTGCCCGCGCGGGTGGTGACCGTCTCGACCACCTCATTTGTCTATTCGTCCGCTGACCAGACCAGCGATTTCGGGGCCTTGCCGGCGGACTTCGCCTTCGAGGTCGCCCAGGTGAGCGCCGGCTACGGCCCAGGACACCCAGCCCAGGGAGATTTCCATGCCTGA
- a CDS encoding glycoside hydrolase family 108 protein: MPEPTDRFSACLKIVLAQEGGYADHPADPGGATNMGITRKTLARWRSVSPWWDLPKSAVQQLKSEEAASIYKASYWERSNAQSLPAGLDLALFDYAVNSGPDRAIKSLQKLLGVVADGQVGPLTLAAIRTRVAAAGVAGLIDALCNQRLSFLTQLATFAVFGRGWRRRVEDIRKAAFADAGGPPRTPSTQPSIWSEVMNILAGYKTYIVAAAMVIAGLAQVLGVEIPTLEGHSAGQLVLEAIAIIFLRKGIKNDVGGV, translated from the coding sequence ATGCCTGAACCGACAGACCGCTTCTCGGCGTGCCTCAAGATCGTGCTGGCCCAAGAGGGCGGCTATGCCGATCATCCCGCCGATCCGGGTGGCGCCACCAATATGGGCATCACCCGCAAGACGCTGGCGCGCTGGCGCTCGGTCTCGCCCTGGTGGGACCTGCCCAAAAGCGCCGTCCAGCAACTGAAGAGCGAGGAAGCCGCCTCGATCTACAAGGCCTCCTACTGGGAGCGCAGCAACGCGCAGTCGCTGCCGGCGGGACTCGACCTGGCGCTCTTCGACTATGCAGTCAATTCCGGGCCCGATCGGGCCATCAAGTCGCTCCAGAAACTGCTGGGCGTGGTCGCCGACGGGCAGGTGGGGCCGCTGACGCTCGCCGCCATCCGTACGCGCGTGGCCGCCGCCGGGGTGGCCGGACTGATCGATGCCCTCTGCAACCAGAGACTCTCGTTCCTCACGCAACTGGCAACCTTCGCCGTCTTCGGGCGCGGATGGCGGCGGCGCGTCGAGGACATTCGCAAGGCCGCCTTCGCCGATGCCGGCGGGCCGCCCCGTACCCCTTCCACTCAACCGAGCATATGGAGCGAAGTGATGAATATCCTGGCAGGCTACAAGACCTATATCGTGGCCGCGGCAATGGTGATTGCCGGGCTGGCGCAGGTGCTGGGCGTCGAAATTCCCACGCTGGAAGGCCATTCGGCCGGGCAGCTGGTGCTCGAGGCCATTGCCATCATCTTCCTGCGCAAAGGCATCAAGAACGACGTCGGCGGTGTCTGA
- a CDS encoding response regulator transcription factor: MRILVVEDDTNLNRQIKDALIDGGYAVDVAFDGEEGHYLGDTEPYDAVILDIGLPQMDGLSVLEQWRRDGKTMPVLLLTARDRWSDKVQGIDAGADDYVAKPFHMEELLARLRALVRRAAGHASNEITAGPVRLDVRSGKVTVDGQAIKLTSHELRLLSYLMHHKGKVISRTELTEHLYDQDFDRDSNTIEVFVGRLRKKLPEEVIQTVRGLGYQIVE, translated from the coding sequence ATGCGCATTCTGGTGGTTGAAGACGACACGAATCTCAATCGGCAGATCAAGGACGCACTGATCGATGGCGGATATGCCGTCGACGTGGCCTTCGATGGCGAGGAAGGGCATTACCTGGGCGACACCGAGCCCTACGATGCCGTGATCCTGGACATCGGCCTGCCGCAGATGGACGGACTTTCCGTGCTCGAGCAGTGGCGCCGCGACGGCAAGACCATGCCGGTGCTGCTGCTGACCGCCCGCGACCGCTGGAGCGACAAGGTGCAGGGCATCGATGCCGGCGCCGACGATTATGTCGCCAAGCCTTTCCACATGGAAGAACTGCTGGCGCGCCTGCGCGCCCTGGTGCGGCGCGCCGCCGGGCACGCCTCAAACGAGATCACCGCCGGCCCGGTGCGGCTCGACGTGCGTTCGGGCAAGGTGACGGTCGATGGCCAGGCCATCAAGCTGACCAGCCACGAGCTGCGCCTGCTCAGCTACCTGATGCACCACAAGGGCAAGGTGATCTCGCGTACCGAACTCACCGAGCACCTCTACGACCAGGACTTCGACCGCGATTCCAACACCATCGAGGTCTTCGTGGGCCGGCTGCGCAAGAAGCTGCCCGAGGAGGTGATCCAGACGGTGCGCGGGCTGGGTTACCAGATCGTCGAATAG
- a CDS encoding sensor histidine kinase, whose amino-acid sequence MPQRSIATSLFLFSAVWLIVALAGTAFLLSGLYSQALDTSLSETLDFHLETLVGRTLEAGDPRSDAIDLGDPRFDRPASGWYWAIRDPQGNVLNLSPSLVSMQVPVISSPFDATSKRTEATKDDFGTEIRVNEREVTVNGQPLRVLVTGNLDEIFQLVDDFRSQALIVLGAVGAMLAIMSFIVARFALRPINQLRTAVERVREGESESVTGQFPREIAPLADEVNQLLNSNAQIIERARNQVGNLAHGLKTPLAVLRNEAAAAPKDGLSRIVLSESDKMTQLVSAYLDRARLAARTAIVGKKADAAILVSRLARVMQKLHPDRTIDFRRPDASLPWFRGDEGDLEEMAGNLLDNACKWASDQVRVSLVTDRREATPMLVVRIEDDGKGLTEEEASKVLRRGVRLDEKTPGSGLGLDIVKELVDVYGGSLQLGRSDLGGLKAELRLPAARPGRN is encoded by the coding sequence ATGCCGCAGCGCTCGATCGCGACGTCGCTCTTCCTGTTTTCGGCCGTCTGGCTGATCGTGGCGTTGGCCGGAACGGCCTTCCTGCTGTCCGGCCTCTATTCGCAGGCGCTAGACACCAGCCTCTCGGAAACCCTCGATTTCCACCTCGAGACCCTGGTGGGCAGGACGCTCGAGGCTGGCGATCCGCGCAGCGACGCCATCGACCTGGGCGATCCGCGCTTCGACCGACCGGCCTCCGGCTGGTACTGGGCCATCCGCGATCCCCAGGGCAACGTGCTCAACCTCTCTCCGTCACTGGTGAGCATGCAGGTCCCGGTCATTTCCTCCCCGTTCGATGCGACGAGTAAGCGCACGGAGGCGACCAAGGACGATTTCGGCACCGAGATCCGCGTCAACGAGCGCGAAGTCACCGTCAACGGCCAGCCGCTGCGCGTGCTGGTGACGGGCAATCTCGACGAGATCTTCCAGCTCGTGGACGATTTCCGCAGCCAGGCGCTCATCGTGCTGGGCGCGGTGGGCGCCATGCTCGCCATCATGAGCTTCATCGTCGCCCGTTTCGCGCTGCGCCCGATCAACCAGCTCCGCACCGCCGTCGAGCGCGTGCGCGAAGGCGAGAGCGAAAGCGTCACCGGCCAGTTCCCCCGCGAGATCGCGCCGCTGGCCGACGAGGTCAACCAGCTCCTCAATTCCAACGCCCAGATCATCGAGCGCGCCCGCAACCAGGTGGGCAATCTGGCCCACGGCCTCAAGACCCCGCTGGCCGTGCTGCGCAACGAAGCCGCGGCCGCGCCCAAGGACGGGCTCTCGCGCATCGTGCTTTCCGAATCCGACAAGATGACCCAGCTCGTTTCGGCCTATCTCGACCGGGCCCGGCTGGCGGCCCGCACGGCCATTGTGGGCAAGAAGGCCGACGCGGCCATTCTCGTCTCCCGACTGGCGCGCGTGATGCAGAAGCTTCACCCCGACCGGACCATCGATTTCCGCCGCCCCGACGCTTCGCTCCCCTGGTTCAGGGGCGACGAGGGGGACCTCGAGGAGATGGCGGGCAACCTGCTCGACAACGCCTGCAAATGGGCCAGCGATCAGGTGCGCGTGAGCCTGGTGACCGACCGGCGCGAGGCTACCCCCATGCTGGTGGTACGCATCGAGGACGACGGCAAGGGCCTGACCGAGGAAGAGGCGAGCAAAGTGTTGCGCCGCGGTGTCCGTCTGGACGAAAAGACGCCGGGAAGCGGTTTGGGTTTAGATATCGTTAAGGAATTGGTTGACGTCTACGGTGGTTCGCTGCAATTGGGGCGATCCGACCTCGGCGGGCTCAAGGCGGAGCTGCGGCTCCCCGCCGCGCGCCCCGGACGGAACTGA
- a CDS encoding FAD-dependent oxidoreductase, translated as MKGQPNRVQSDAAPLAGTQIDRGAPLRFTLDGRVVNGFAGDTVLSALLASGIDTAGTHQGHAIALSERFAPAIAPAALAADPSRALPMQRTPARDGLEFRTVSGHPRRGFLGLLPRNDPSLGIRFDDPATRTVPWRDASPVSEMEADLVIVGGGVAGMSAAVAAGQSGSSVILIERRQNLGGSARLFGSVEDEEAPDVVIGRLAKALAHLANVTVLTMTEALAVSRPVVHAHQVQSSEGGLTPRRLAISSSRIILATGALDRLPVFSGNRLPGVVGLLEAFDRADRFGIRPGRRLALNTATNPAYRLAMLALDSEVAVAKMSDTRLRPQSRFIEFSKAYGIPLSSGLVPQSVGAHRHGGLEIHLSLEMENYARPEPAVIADQFVVSGGWQPALNLWLSAGGKARWRGDTAMLGADGQIDGMAIAGSVAGYRSLSGCAQSGIAAVATLFGRSAVPVFDIEIDPIYESPDAPASVVPARAEDEVAAYLDDGASLAERPRIERPLRLSLLSRNRRAPTLSESAHALSLGDLAADIALGLIPVSEASAVAAERCIDPAPLPQADAPPTRERETPYPHYLNERFGPEQAVWRVASDEPRHFEAGNLLYRNTDAADPLSACGVILGPSAEGQSGAIALVADGEADRRLVLRDTSRQVSVRLVEKL; from the coding sequence ATGAAGGGTCAGCCGAACCGCGTGCAATCCGATGCCGCCCCGCTTGCCGGGACCCAGATCGACAGGGGCGCGCCGCTGCGCTTCACCCTGGATGGACGCGTGGTCAATGGATTTGCGGGCGACACCGTACTAAGCGCCTTGCTGGCTTCGGGCATCGATACTGCCGGCACCCACCAGGGCCATGCCATTGCCCTGAGTGAACGGTTCGCGCCGGCCATTGCTCCGGCTGCCCTGGCCGCCGATCCGTCACGGGCCCTTCCGATGCAAAGAACTCCGGCCCGTGACGGGCTCGAGTTCCGCACGGTCAGCGGGCATCCGAGGCGCGGGTTCCTCGGCCTTCTGCCCCGCAACGACCCCAGCCTCGGCATCAGGTTCGACGATCCGGCGACGCGCACCGTCCCCTGGCGGGATGCTTCGCCGGTCTCGGAGATGGAGGCCGATCTCGTTATCGTCGGGGGCGGCGTGGCGGGCATGTCGGCGGCGGTGGCCGCCGGGCAATCCGGCAGCAGCGTGATCCTCATCGAGCGACGCCAGAACCTGGGCGGGTCGGCCCGACTCTTCGGCTCGGTCGAGGATGAGGAAGCGCCCGATGTCGTCATCGGGCGTCTCGCCAAGGCGCTGGCGCACCTTGCCAATGTCACTGTCCTTACCATGACCGAGGCGCTGGCCGTCTCGCGTCCGGTCGTCCACGCCCACCAGGTCCAGAGCAGCGAGGGCGGACTGACGCCGCGCCGGCTCGCCATTTCGAGCTCCCGCATCATCCTGGCGACCGGAGCGCTCGACCGCCTGCCGGTGTTTTCGGGCAACCGTCTCCCCGGCGTCGTCGGGCTCCTCGAGGCCTTCGACAGGGCCGACCGATTCGGCATCCGGCCAGGTCGGCGCCTCGCGCTCAATACCGCGACCAATCCCGCCTATCGCCTCGCCATGTTGGCGCTCGACAGCGAGGTAGCGGTTGCCAAGATGAGCGACACGCGCCTGCGGCCCCAGTCGCGCTTCATCGAGTTCAGCAAGGCCTATGGCATTCCGCTGTCGTCGGGGCTGGTGCCGCAGAGTGTCGGGGCGCACAGGCATGGCGGGCTGGAAATCCACCTCTCGCTCGAGATGGAAAACTATGCCCGGCCCGAACCGGCCGTGATCGCCGACCAGTTCGTGGTGTCGGGCGGGTGGCAGCCGGCTCTCAATCTCTGGCTTTCGGCGGGCGGCAAGGCGCGTTGGCGTGGCGATACCGCCATGCTCGGCGCAGATGGCCAGATCGACGGCATGGCCATTGCAGGATCCGTCGCCGGCTACCGGAGCCTCTCGGGTTGCGCGCAGAGCGGCATCGCCGCCGTCGCGACGCTTTTCGGGCGCTCCGCGGTCCCGGTCTTCGACATCGAGATCGACCCGATCTACGAATCGCCCGATGCGCCCGCGAGCGTTGTTCCGGCCCGCGCCGAGGACGAAGTCGCCGCCTATCTCGATGACGGCGCGAGCCTTGCCGAGCGGCCGCGGATCGAGCGCCCCTTGCGTCTGAGCCTTCTCAGCCGCAACCGGCGGGCGCCGACGCTTTCCGAATCCGCCCATGCCCTCAGCCTTGGCGATCTGGCGGCCGACATTGCGCTGGGGCTCATTCCCGTCTCGGAGGCAAGCGCGGTCGCCGCCGAGCGCTGCATCGACCCTGCGCCGCTGCCGCAGGCGGATGCGCCGCCGACACGCGAACGCGAGACGCCTTATCCGCACTATCTCAATGAGCGCTTCGGACCCGAGCAGGCCGTGTGGCGCGTCGCCAGCGACGAGCCCCGGCATTTCGAAGCGGGCAACCTTCTTTACCGCAATACCGATGCGGCCGATCCGCTGAGCGCGTGCGGCGTGATCCTGGGTCCGTCGGCCGAGGGCCAGTCGGGCGCCATCGCATTGGTCGCCGATGGCGAGGCCGACAGGCGCCTGGTGCTGCGCGACACGAGTCGGCAGGTCTCGGTGAGGCTGGTCGAAAAGCTCTAG
- the ccmI gene encoding c-type cytochrome biogenesis protein CcmI: MLFWILAITITAIACAALYYAAAGRTVNATVAAQGDATDEHYRLQLAEINADIASGRLGDAEGTAAKAELARELIRLQGEDGGKKAGASGPVLLPLAVLGVAVIAFGSYAMIGNPSLPSQPLASREKPLEETINVDDAVKRIEAQLAETPDDVRGWTVLAPVYMQMGRFEDAVKALRKVNELAPPTADSQTDLAEALLMISKGDMTGEPLALLENAARLDPKHVRSHFYLAGYATQTGDYAGAVEQWNALINSAAGTEPWIATAKEGLAAAQRGLEGKPIEGPAQQDSVSDETIKSMVEGLSTRLMRDGGTLEEWTRLVRSRLVLGDTAGAQAAYDAAKAAYPDAGQRSELDATAAQGGLK, encoded by the coding sequence ATGCTATTCTGGATACTCGCCATCACGATCACCGCCATTGCGTGCGCCGCACTTTACTATGCGGCTGCCGGCCGAACGGTCAACGCGACCGTGGCTGCACAAGGCGATGCTACCGATGAGCATTACCGGCTGCAACTGGCTGAAATCAATGCCGATATCGCTTCGGGCCGTCTGGGAGACGCCGAAGGCACCGCCGCCAAGGCCGAACTCGCGCGCGAACTGATTCGCCTGCAGGGCGAGGATGGTGGCAAGAAAGCGGGCGCATCCGGCCCCGTGCTGCTGCCGCTGGCAGTGCTGGGCGTGGCCGTCATCGCCTTCGGCAGCTACGCCATGATCGGCAATCCGAGCCTGCCCAGCCAGCCGCTGGCATCGCGCGAAAAGCCGCTCGAAGAGACCATCAACGTCGATGACGCCGTCAAGCGCATCGAGGCGCAACTGGCCGAGACTCCCGACGATGTGCGCGGCTGGACCGTCCTGGCCCCGGTCTACATGCAGATGGGCCGTTTCGAAGACGCCGTCAAAGCGCTGCGCAAGGTCAACGAACTGGCCCCGCCCACGGCCGACAGCCAGACCGACCTCGCCGAAGCGCTGCTCATGATCAGCAAGGGCGACATGACGGGCGAGCCGCTGGCCCTGCTCGAAAACGCCGCCAGGCTCGACCCCAAGCACGTGCGCTCCCACTTCTACCTGGCGGGCTATGCGACCCAGACCGGCGACTATGCCGGCGCCGTGGAACAGTGGAACGCACTGATCAACTCGGCCGCCGGGACCGAGCCCTGGATCGCCACCGCCAAGGAAGGGCTGGCTGCCGCCCAGCGCGGGCTCGAGGGCAAGCCGATCGAGGGGCCGGCGCAACAGGATTCGGTGTCCGACGAGACCATCAAGTCGATGGTCGAGGGGCTCTCGACCCGGCTGATGCGGGATGGCGGTACCCTGGAAGAATGGACACGCCTGGTGCGCTCGCGGCTGGTGCTCGGCGATACCGCCGGAGCGCAGGCCGCCTATGACGCCGCCAAGGCGGCCTACCCGGATGCCGGCCAGCGGTCCGAGCTTGACGCGACCGCTGCGCAAGGAGGACTAAAGTAA
- the ccmE gene encoding cytochrome c maturation protein CcmE yields the protein MTRKQKRISIIGGLAVVLGLATTLVLVALRDQIVFFYTPTEMHEKAVAAGTPVRLGGLVKVGTWHKNGQDNDFVVTDGKSEMTVSYVGILPDLFREGQGVVAEGSIGTNGAFTASNIMAKHDENYIPKGIVDELKARGEWKPDDPAGSLKALSGG from the coding sequence ATGACCCGCAAACAGAAGCGCATCTCGATCATTGGCGGCCTTGCCGTGGTGCTGGGCCTGGCAACGACGCTCGTGCTCGTGGCGCTGCGCGACCAGATCGTCTTTTTCTATACGCCGACCGAAATGCACGAAAAGGCAGTGGCGGCCGGAACGCCCGTACGCCTGGGCGGTTTGGTCAAGGTCGGTACCTGGCACAAGAACGGACAGGACAACGACTTCGTGGTGACGGACGGCAAGAGCGAGATGACGGTAAGCTATGTCGGCATCCTCCCCGACCTCTTCCGGGAAGGGCAGGGCGTGGTTGCCGAAGGCAGCATCGGCACCAACGGCGCCTTCACCGCCTCCAACATCATGGCCAAGCACGACGAAAACTACATTCCCAAGGGCATCGTCGATGAACTCAAGGCTCGCGGCGAATGGAAGCCTGACGATCCGGCCGGATCGCTCAAGGCACTGAGCGGAGGCTGA